From the genome of Xyrauchen texanus isolate HMW12.3.18 chromosome 22, RBS_HiC_50CHRs, whole genome shotgun sequence, one region includes:
- the LOC127662257 gene encoding solute carrier family 22 member 7-like: MKFEDLLTEINGFGRFQMMIICINFIGRFTIPCHFLLSNFIAAIPSHHCDISPLDTAGIFWNLSQEQRLTVSIPAQEDETPASCLMFSQPQFHLLTNSTNTKELPVVQCQNGWEYDNSTFISTLATQWDLVCDSRGLNKVVATIFFVGVMFGAVFFGGLSDRFGRKPMLLVSYVSGMVFAVASSFSSSFIMFAVLRFFTGFTITGIIIVSTVLSVEWVDIQHRRLVCVIDSLAWACGSTSLSLIAFSVRDWRWLTVAVTSPLLLSTILWWWVPESARWLIANGKMEKAHYYLHKCAVMNCREEATSSLTNENLSSIIVSDGEKKKYSYLDLVRTPKMRRLALLTGTIWFCVATITYGISLNITGFGLNLYLTQFVYGAIEIPAKLSIYYLLDKIGRCKTEAGALLLAGISLMINIFLPRDQWVGRTVVAILGKGLSSAAFATIILYSSELYPTVLRQNGMGFNSFLGRLGVAVAPLILLLDSTWGYLSQVTLCSVALLAALVAYQLPETRGRYLPETIEDIECTGKNVIKHLETLEEAERMTTNRK; the protein is encoded by the exons ATGAAGTTTGAAGATCTACTTACAGAGATCAATGGCTTTGGCAGATTCCAGATGATGATTATCTGCATAAATTTTATAGGACGATTCACAATTCCGTGTCACTTTTTGTTAAGCAACTTTATTGCTGCCATCCCATCTCATCACTGTGACATCAGCCCTCTGGATACTGCTGGAATCTTTTGGAATCTGAGTCAGGAACAGAGACTGACTGTCAGTATTCCAGCACAGGAAGACGAGACCCCTGCTTCATGTCTCATGTTCTCCCAACCTCAGTTTCACCTGTTGACAAACTCCACCAATACAAAAGAACTTCCTGTGGTCCAATGTCAGAATGGATGGGAGTATGACAACAGCACATTTATCAGCACTCTGGCAACACAG TGGGATCTGGTATGTGATAGTAGAGGGCTGAATAAAGTTGTGGCCACCATCTTCTTCGTTGGAGTGATGTTTGGAGCAGTTTTTTTTGGAGGCCTGAGTGACAG ATTTGGGCGTAAGCCTATGTTGCTGGTGTCATATGTATCAGGAATGGTTTTTGCAGTGGCCAGCAGTTTTTCCTCCTCCTTCATCATGTTTGCAGTGCTGAGATTCTTCACTGGATTCACCATCACTGGCATCATCATCGTCTCTACTGTACTCA GTGTGGAGTGGGTGGACATTCAGCACAGGAGACTAGTGTGTGTGATTGACAGTCTGGCATGGGCTTGTGGCAGTACCTCATTGTCTCTGATTGCATTCAGTGTGAGAGACTGGAGATGGCTGACAGTGGCTGTCACTTCACCTTTACTTCTATCCACAATCCTCTGGTG GTGGGTTCCAGAGTCGGCTCGGTGGCTGATAGCCAATGGGAAGATGGAAAAAGCTCATTACTATCTTCATAAATGTGCTGTTATGAACTGCAGAGAGGAGGCCACCTCCAGCCTCACCAATGAG AATCTCTCTAGCATCATAGTTTCTGatggagaaaagaaaaagtaTTCTTACCTGGATCTGGTCAGAACTCCTAAGATGAGAAGATTGGCTCTGCTCACAGGAACCATTTG GTTTTGCGTTGCCACTATCACCTATGGAATAAGCCTCAACATCACTGGATTCGGACTAAATCTGTACCTCACTCAGTTTGTGTATGGGGCCATTGAGATTCCAGCTAAACTGAGCATCTATTACCTGCTGGATAAGATTGGCAGATGCAAAACTGAGGCTGGTGCTCTGCTATTGGCAGGAATCAGCCTCATGATTAACATATTCTTACCCAGAG ATCAATGGGTTGGTCGTACTGTGGTAGCAATTCTGGGTAAAGGTCTCTCTTCTGCTGCTTTTGCAACAATTATATTATACAGCTCTGAGCTTTATCCCACTGTCCTCAG GCAAAATGGGATGGGTTTTAACTCCTTCCTAGGCCGTCTGGGAGTGGCCGTGGCTCCTCTTATCCTGCTATTGGACAGTACCTGGGGTTACCTCTCTCAGGTCACCCTGTGTTCTGTTGCCCTACTTGCTGCTCTGGTGGCCTATCAGTTACCAGAGACACGAGGCAGGTATCTACCTGAGACTATAGAGGATATTGAGTGTACTGG GAAAAATGTCATAAAACATCTTGAAACGCTGGAAGAAGCAGAGAGAATGACAACAAATAGAAAATGA